The stretch of DNA AACAGTATGGAAAAACGTTGGGCACGAATACTCACAAGCACTAAAGTCTTTGTTACACAATGCCTTTATCAAAAGTATTTCGAATATACTATAAATATTAATACTTCAATGCTTTTTGACAAAACATATACTAAAAATCAAGTTTAGATGCTTTTGATAAACATTCTTGTAACGTTTTTGCTCAATTGCTATGATCCTATCATAAAACACGACTTCTGTTCTATGAGAAACCTTCTCGTATAGCCCTAAAGCCATAACAAGAAGGTGCTCTATCTTCAGTAAAAGGGAGAATTTTATCTAGCAAAATCTACTTGAACTTTGTGATCGTGGCAATCTCCTAGTACCTGTCCTAGTAGTTTGTCGGTTGCAGCTTGATCGTCTTTTTTCAAATTCTTTGACTTGAAGTCATCCAATTTTAATCGTTTCATTGTTTAAATTTTAATTGCGATGCTTACTCTTTTTAGGATTTTCAGCTTGCTCCTGTTTTAATCTGTACTTGGTTGTTAAAAGCTATCCCCCTCTCTAATAGAAGGGGATAAACCTATTACTCTGCAATTGCAGCTTTGTGATCATGGCAATCTCCTAGTACTTGTCCTAGTAATTTGTCAGTTGCGGCTTGATCGTCTTTTTTCAAATTCTTTGACTTGAAGTCATCCAATTTTAATCGTTTCATTGTTTAAAATTTTAATTGTGATGCCTACTCTTTTCAGGATTTTCGGCTTACTCCTTTTCAATTTTCCACTGTTTTGAATAATTCGTAGGTATCCTCTGTTTTAACAGAAGGACAAAAACCTATTTATCTAGCAAAATCTGCTTGAACTTTGTGATCGTGGCAATCTCCTAGTACCTGTCCTAGTAGTTTGTCGGTTGCGGCTTGATCGTCTTTTTTCAAATTCTTTGACTTAAAGTCATCCAATTTTAATCGTTTCATTGTTTAAAATTTTAATTGTGATGCCTACTCTTTTTAGGATTTTCGGCTTACTCCTTTTATTATGATTCGCTTAGCGAAAGAATTATTAGATTATCGAATATTCTGAATTGAAGCTTTAGCAGAGCCCTCCCGTGTATGTATATGGTCGTGACAATCTCCTAAGACTTGCCCTAGTAATTTGTCGGTTGTTGTCTGGTTCTCTTTTTTCAAATTCTTTGACTTAAAATCATCTAATTTTAATCGTTTCATCGTTTTAATTTTAATATTGAAATTGTAAAGCTAGTTGTGTTTAGGGCACAAGCATCCCTTGGATTAATTGTACTTACAATCAATAACCAATACGTCAAACTTTTTTAAAAACAAACCATCAAGACATTGACATTACCCTATTAAATTCTCCATTTAACGCTAACACATACGCTGGTTTTCGCAAGCCTACCAAGACATGATCCAACAAAGATTCATTTAGATAAGCATGACAAGCTGTCAAAACGCTATTTTCTTTTATTGAAGTGCCCTCCTCTTCTAAAGCAGCTAAAAACTGCCTTGTTTTATTCGTTTGTGCCTGCAAAGCATATAGAACCGTATACCTATGTAGTTCATTTAGCATCGGTTCAAATTGTTGCCAGTCTTCTTCAAAAATAGTCGTTAGAAAAGGATTCATTTGTGCTGCAAAAAAAGCATCAACAGCTCCTTTAGATTTAAAATTAGTATAGTATTTTTCTAGTAACTGAATGGGTTCAAAATCACTGCCTTTGCTCTCCCCATTGGTTAATTTAGCAACTCGCTGGTTAACCTCTTTCAAAAACAGTTCTATGCAAGCCTTAGCGGCTATAGCATTCAGATCCGATAATTCTTTTTCATGGGTAACCAACCTGAATTCAAATCCATTTTCATTCATATTTAAAGGTCGATTACCAATTGTAATCAATCCATTATCTTTGGCAAATGCTAAAAGCGATTGCTTATCATAATGCATTTCTAAGGCCATTTTTTCTTTAAAATTGAAAGGAAATTGAATGAATTTAAAATGATGTTTATTGCGGATTGATGCT from Aureispira anguillae encodes:
- a CDS encoding aldo/keto reductase, which codes for MVEITNLSSVGIGTYRMGIEDRIHFDALHTAVKHGYNLIDTATNYSRGESEVLIGQFIQQYPEYSKQLFIVSKAGYIPSKNLQTKAFAGFLEQNVAEIAVIENDFEYSLDPNFIAYQLENSLRKLNREYIDVYLLHNPERYLQSKNLNSPTQLYQSITKAFELLEEKVEEGKIRYYGVSSNCMFNPQAKGAIDCARLLEIAASIRNKHHFKFIQFPFNFKEKMALEMHYDKQSLLAFAKDNGLITIGNRPLNMNENGFEFRLVTHEKELSDLNAIAAKACIELFLKEVNQRVAKLTNGESKGSDFEPIQLLEKYYTNFKSKGAVDAFFAAQMNPFLTTIFEEDWQQFEPMLNELHRYTVLYALQAQTNKTRQFLAALEEEGTSIKENSVLTACHAYLNESLLDHVLVGLRKPAYVLALNGEFNRVMSMS